In Onychostoma macrolepis isolate SWU-2019 chromosome 14, ASM1243209v1, whole genome shotgun sequence, a single window of DNA contains:
- the zgc:152774 gene encoding MORC family CW-type zinc finger protein 3, with product MMARLSEHGIRLSSMSPSYLESNSTSHTWPFSAVAELIDNASDPGVTAKNIWIDVVTVREQLCLSFMDNGSGMTPNKLHKMLSFGFTEKGSSKSSHQPIGVYGNGFKSGSMRLGRDALIFTKNGGCQSVGMLSQSFLQAIKAQAVIVPIAPFNQQTKTLVVTEDSEASLRAILKYSLFQSIPELQEQLDSIQGKKGTKILIWNIRRNKDGKPEFDFDTDVEDIRLPEIQSEEMQGKWRRDYYKHRRDSNSVPEMEFSLRAYLSILYLKPRIQIILRQKKVQTKLIAKSLSMNENDVYKPQFINERVKITFGFNRKNKEHYGIMMYHKNRLIKAHEKVGCQIKSSGQRSGVGVIGVIECNFLKPAHNKQDFEYTKEYRLTLAALGLKLNDYWREKKEKKAKERAFQALERKSQEGDTEETEEEDGEEEEEEEEEEEVDVMWIQCEECLKWRGISTHLFAGSIPDPFRCSIHPIPRLQSCLLPEDTEENAEVSTPSYEKTLKKQEHASIKRRGRSLEMSTSPVRPLCRGLSEPASVSKQDEVTITMTTDTQDTAEDGVSFVVTEEESSPSPRKKRKETSSDIEKVNESPNHAEAPEVPSEGETETTDKTQEGSETNSSTSPAVDTVAQEDTIQPEASVYEGPVEPQTSQGPQMPKDQPRIPPHPLSPHTSTTMTQTVVVTPLSRPGFQPVSPLPADGSDRVALAQRLAQLEREAKRLKRILGIREPEVAMVTEVEGGGPSDVTTGDSVSCDQNAERLNPMSNESRREELSVCQKSEEQANRLPSSSSPIQQEAETSPRDELYWSKTLAKLQSENQTLLTDLNELRTERDQLLNGVRQTERDTEDRRDQGTNTPNHTYNSSVTLERLRSIRQNVVALLTSILPNLDMQGISYDTNDVDSILQQIIQANNL from the exons ATGATGGCGAGACTGAGCGAACACGGGATCCGGCTGAGCTCT ATGAGCCCGTCGTACCTGGAGAGCAACTCCACCAGTCACACATGGCCCTTCAGTGCGGTCGCGGAACTCATCG ATAATGCATCTGACCCAGGAGTCACAGCCAAGAACATCTGGATTGATGTTGTGACGGTCAGAGAACAGCTGTGCCTCAGTTTTATGGACAACGGGAGCGGTATGACGCCCAACAAACTGCACAAAATGCTCAG CTTTGGATTCACAGAGAAAGGCTCCAGTAAAAGCAGTCATCAGCCCATCGGCGTATACGGAAATGGGTTTAAGTCAGGTTCAATGCGTCTTGGCCGCGATGCTCTGATCTTCACAAAAAATGGTGGCTGTCAGAGCGTGGGCATGTTGTCTCAAAGCTTCTTACAGGCTATTAAAGCTCAGGCTGTGATCGTACCCATCGCCCCGTTCAACCAACAGACCAA GACGCTGGTGGTAACAGAGGATTCAGAGGCGAGTCTGAGAGCCATCCTGAAATATTCTCTCTTCCAGAGCATCCCTGAGTTACAAGAGCAGTTGGACTCCATTCAGGGGAAAAAAGGAACCAAGATACTCATCTGGAATATCCGCAG AAATAAAGATGGAAAGCCAGAGTTTGACTTTGACACGGATGTGGAGGACATCCGTCTCCCGGAGATCCAATCGGAGGAGATGCAGGGAAAATGGAGGAGAGATTATTACAAGCACCGCAGAGACAGTAACAGTGTCCCTGAGATGGAGTTTTCTCtcaga GCGTATCTCAGTATCCTTTACCTGAAGCCCAGGATTCAAATCATTTTGAGACAGAAGAAAGTTCAGACTAAGCTGATTGCCAAGAGTCTGTCCATGAACGAGAATGATGTCTATAAACCCCAGTTCATC AATGAGAGAGTGAAGATAACTTTTGGATTCAACCGGAAAAATAAGGAGCACTATGGAATTATGATGTACCATAAAAACAGACTGATAAAGGCCCATGAGAAAGTTGGCTGCCAAATCAAG TCgtcaggtcaaaggtcagggGTCGGGGTCATCGGAGTGATTGAGTGTAACTTCCTCAAGCCTGCTCATAACAAGCAGGATTTTGAGTACACCAAAGAGTACAG ACTCACACTAGCTGCTCTTGGTCTTAAACTGAATGATTACTGGCGTGAAAAGAAGGAAAAGAAAGCAAAAGAGAGAGCGTTTCAAGCCTTGGAGAGGAAAAGCCAAGAAGGAGATACTGAGGAAACAGAGGAAGAGGATggtgaagaggaagaggaagaggaggaagaggaagaagt GGATGTGATGTGGATTCAGTGTGAAGAGTGTTTGAAATGGAGAGGAATCAGCACTCACCTGTTTGCTGGAAGCATTCCTGATCCGTTCAGATGCAGCATTCACCCAATACCACGCTTACA GAGCTGTTTGTTACCGGAGGATACGGAGGAAAATGCTGAAGTCTCAACACCCAGCTATgaaaaaacactcaaaaaacA GGAACATGCCTCCATCAAGAGAAGAGGAAGATCTCTGGAG atGAGTACAAGCCCAGTGCGTCCTCTCTGTCGAGGACTATCTGAACCTGCATCAGTAAGCAAACAGGATGAGGTCACCATTACCATGACAACAGATACACAAGATACAGCTGAGGATGGAGTCAGTTTTGTTGTCACAGAAGAAGAGTCTTCACCCTCCCCGAG aaaaaaaaggaaagaaacaaGTTCAGACATTGAAAAGGTCAATGAGTCCCCAAACCATGCTGAAGCTCCAGAAGTCCCATCTGAGGGAGAGACAGAAACAACGGACAAAACACAGGAAGGATCAGAGACAAACAGCAGCACATCACCAGCAGTGGATACGGTGGCTCAGGAGGACACTATTCAGCCAGAAGCCTCTGTATACGAGGGCCCCGTTGAGCCCCAGACATCTCAGGGGCCGCAGATGCCCAAAGATCAGCCCAGAATCCCCCCTCACCCGCTCTCACCACATACCTCCACAACCATGACTCAGACAGTGGTTGTCACTCCTCTCAGCCGGCCGGGATTTCAGCCGGTGTCACCGTTACCGGCAGACGGTTCGGACCGCGTGGCACTTGCTCAGAGACTCGCTCAGCTGGAGCGGGAAGCCAAGCGGCTGAAAAGAATCCTGGGCATCCGTGAGCCAGAGGTTGCCATGGTGACAGAGGTGGAAGGGGGTGGGCCTTCTGATGTCACCACGGGTGATTCGGTGTCATGTGACCAAAATGCAGAAAGATTGAACCCAATGTCAAATGAGTCTAGGAGGGAGGAACTTTCTGTTTGTCAG AAATCAGAGGAACAGGCCAACAGACTTCCGTCCAGTTCGTCCCCCATCCAGCAGGAGGCAGAAACGAGTCCGAGAGATGAGCTGTACTGGAGCAAGACATTAGCCAAACTCCAGAGTGAGAACCAGACACTGCTAACTGATCTGAACGAGCTGAGAACAGAGAGAGACCAACTGCTGAACGGagtgagacagacagagagagacactgaagacaggagaGACCAGGGCACCAACACACCCAACCACACGTACAATAG CAGTGTGACGCTGGAGAGGTTGCGGTCTATCCGACAAAATGTGGTTGCATTATTGACTTCCATCCTACCGAACCTGGATATGCAGGGAATCAGCTACGACACGAATGATGTAGACAGCATCCTACAGCAGATCATACAAGCCAACAACCTGTGA